In the genome of Devosia rhizoryzae, the window CGCGGGCTAGGACTTCTTCCATGTGAAAGGGCTTGGCGACATAGTCGTCGGCGCCGGCATCGATGCCTTGCACCTTGTCGCTCCAGCGATCGCGTGCCGTCAGCAGCAGTACAGGCGTCGTCCTGCCCGCCCGCCGCCATTCTTCGAGCACCGAAAGCCCGTCCATCTGCGGCAGGCCAATGTCAAGGATAATGGCATCATAGGGTTCGGTGTCGCCAAGGAAGTGCCCTTCCTCGCCATCGAACGCGACGTCCACCGCATAGCCAGCTTCGGTCAGTGCATCCTTGATCTGCCGATTGAGGTTCGCATCGTCTTCGACAACTAAAATACGCAACGCTCAGGCCCCCACCCGATCAAGTGTTCAGCTTCTATTGTGCGTTCAGCACCAGGTTCTGCGCCTGTCCGTCGCTGCTCAGCACGCCGATAACATATACCAGCGCACCGCCTTCGTCACAGACCTGAACATTGAGGATATCGGTACTGGAGTCGACGCCAGCCGAGGCCAGGACCGCATCGAGCGACATGATCTCGCCCGATGCGACGGCTTCCTGGATCTGCCGTTTGTCGAGGCATGCCTGCGCCTGCGACTGGCCGGTACCGGCCAGTGCCAAGGCAAGAGCCAGTGCCATCGCGGCCACGGCTGAAGGTTTTGGTGCTTTGAGTTTCATGATCCCAAATCTAGCGGCAGGTTGCTGAATGGGACATGAATGGGGCGGAGACCCAACGGATCCGCCCCTTCGGCCCTAGACTTTGCCGATATCGGTCTTGAGGCCCTGCCGCAGGAAGATAATGGCCAGCGCCTCGAGCACGAGACTGCCGGCCGATCCGCCTTCCAGCGAAGGAACTTCGAGACCCATAATCTGCGCGATGCCTGCCAAAAGCATCAACGCAGCGACGATATAGGTTTTGTAGCCTGAAAGTGCATCCATCGTCTTTTCTCCTTTAGTGATTGTGATCGGCCGAACCGCCTTGAGCGCAACGGCACGCACTGCGGCG includes:
- a CDS encoding response regulator transcription factor, with the translated sequence MRILVVEDDANLNRQIKDALTEAGYAVDVAFDGEEGHFLGDTEPYDAIILDIGLPQMDGLSVLEEWRRAGRTTPVLLLTARDRWSDKVQGIDAGADDYVAKPFHMEEVLARVRALVRRAAGHASNEIVAGAVRLDARSGKVTVDGQSVKLTSHELRLLSYLMHHKGKVISRTELTEHLYDQDFDRDSNTIEVFVGRLRKKLPDDCIQTVRGLGYQIAED